The genomic interval TGCAGAAGCTCGGAGCGCCGCTGCACGAATAACCGGGCTCCTGGGCGCAGCTGGCGCTGCAACCATCACCCGCCGCGGTGTTGCCGTCGTCGCACGTCTCTCCCGCGTTCAGCACGCCGTTGCCGCAGCTCTGGGTGCACACGGACGTGCTGTTCGCCGGACGGGTGCAGACGTAACCGGACTCCACCCCACAGGTGGCGTTGCAGCCGTCGCCCGACACGGTGTTGCCGTCGTCACACGCCTCGGCGCCAGCGACCCTGCCGTCGCCGCAGGTGGTGGTGCAGACGGACGGCGCGACTGAGCAGTTGTAACCGGACTCCACGGCGCAGGCGGAGGAGCAGCCGTCGCCCGACGTGGTGTTTCCGTCGTCACAGGTCTCGTTCGGGTCCTGGACGTTGTTGCCGCACGAACGGACACACACGGAGGGCGCGTTCGTGGGGGTGCTGCAGGCGTAGCCGGCTTCTACGCGGCACTCGGTGGCGCAGCCGTCCTGGGAGTTGAGGTTGCCGTCGTCGCACTCTTCGCCCGGGTTCACCACGCCGTTGCCGCACGTGTTCACACAGGCCTGGCCCGGGATGGGGCACGCGGCGCCCAGCTCCAGGGTGCATGCCACGGAGCAGCCATCGCCCATGTTGGTGTTGCCGTCGTCGCACAGCTCGCCGGGGTTGAGCACCCCGTTGCCACACAGGGCCTTGCAGTTGGACGGCACGTCGTTGCACTCGTAGCCGCTCTCGACGCGGCAGGAGGCGGAGCAGCCATCGCTGCCCAGCGTGTTGCCGTCGTCGCACTGCTCACCGGCGTTGAGCTGGCCGTTGCCGCAGGTGGCGACGCAGGCCTGGCCCGGGGTCGGGCACGCATGGCCGGACTCCACGCGGCAGCTCGCGTTGCAGCCGTCGCCCGCCGTCGTGTTGCCGTCGTCGCACTGCTCGCCGGCGTTGAGCTGGCCGTTGCCACACGTCCGCGCGCAGGAGCTGGGCGCGCCCGCGCAGCCATAGCCGGGCTCGATGCCGCAGGTGTTGTTGCAGCCATCGTTGTTGGCCGTGTTGCCGTCGTCGCACTCCTCGCGGGGAGACACGGTGCCGTCGCCACAGCGGTCGTCGTAGGCGTCCACGAAGATGTAGCGGAACGCATTGGGCTCCGACTGCTCGTTCTCATTGCACAGCTCGATGCGGTTGAGGCCCGTGCGCCAGGGCGCGTTCGCTCCGAACTCCCGGATGATGTTCTTCTGCCAGGGCTGGCCCGCCGGCTGGCTCACCGTGACCGGCGTGAAGTTCGTCCCGTTCACAGTCGCGTGGTCGAAGTCGTTGTCGTTGAACGTCGCGAGGCGCAGGCGGAACTGGGCGACGTTGGTGGTCGAGGGGATGATGAACCGCTGGTAGATACACGTCGGGGCACCCAGGGGCGCGGCCATGAAGCGCGCCGTCTGGCTCTCCTGCGGCCAGTCCTGGGCATCGCGCACACCCGGGACGGCGCCTGCGTTGTTGCTGGTGTAGAACCAGTGCGGGTCCAGACCGGACTCCAGCCGGCGGTTGTTCTGGTCCACGCCCGTGTTGAAGACCACCACACCCGCCCTCACGCAGCGGCTGGGCGTCCCCGCGCAGGCGAAGCCGGGCTCGACTTCACACTGACGGTTGCAGCCATCGCCCTCGGCGCGGTTGCCGTCGTCGCAGATCTCCTGGTCGAAGTTGGGCCACTGGCGATTGTTGAACACGCCGTTGCCGCACAGCGACAGGTCGCAGGTGGCCGAGCATCCGTTGGTGTCCGCCGTGGTGTTGCCGTCGTCGCAGGCCTCGCCGGTGTTGATGACGTTGTTGCCGCACAGCGTGGCCAGGGAGCAGGGCCGGCCAGGCACATGGCACAGGTAGCCGGCTTCGATGGCGCCCGCGGAGGAGCAGCCATCGCCGCTCACCGTGTTGCCGTCGTCGCACTGCTCACCGGGCTGCAGCCGGCCGTCGCCCACGAGCGCGGAGGACTGGCTGGAGACCAGGGCCTCCTCGGGGACGGGCGCGGGAGGCGTGGGCTCGCAGCCGGTGAGGGCCGCGAGGAGCGCGAGCGCGAGGGCCGCGCGGAGCCCGGCGCGCGCGGGCGGCCGAGGCTCGGGACAGAAGTGTTCAGGGACTCGTGTTGTCATGGATGTCTGCCTCACTTCTCGAGGGTGTCGGCCCCGGGGGTTCCCTGCTTCGTCTCGACGCCCTCGGCGTCACCGACGATGCGGAACTCCACGCGGCGGTTCTTGGCGCGGCCGGGCTTGGTGGTGTTCTCCGCGATGGGCTTGGCGGGGCCATAGCCCTGCGCATCCAACCGCTCGCGGCTCACGGACTTGCCCACCAGGTACTTCACCACCGCCTCGGCGCGGCGACGGGAGAGGTCCAGGTTGTAGTCCGCCTTGCCCGTGTTGTCGGTGTGTCCCTCGACGCGCAGCTTCTCGATTTCAGGGTGCGACGCGAGGATGGCCGCCACGCTGTCGAGCAGCTTGTGGCTGCGCGTGCTGATGACGTCCTGGTTGTTCTCGAAGAAGACGGACTCGAGGATGCGAATCTGTCCTTCGCCAATCTGCGCCAGCTGCTTCTGCTTGCAGCCGTGGTTCTTCTCCGTTCCCGGCTCATCCGGGCAGTTGTCCAGCCGGTCCACGAGCCCGTCGCCGTCGCGGTCCTTGTCCGGGCAGCCGCGGTTCTCCTTCGGGCCCGCCTCGTTCATGCAGGCATCGCGCGCGTCCGCCACGCCGTCCTGGTCGTTGTCCGGGTCCGGGCAGCCGTTGTCGTCCTCGAAGCCGTCCATGTCCTCGGCCTGCTTCGGGCACGCGTCCTTGGAGTCCGCGATGCCGTCGCCGTCGGAGTCCGGGTCATCCGGGCAGCCGTCGGAGTCCTCGAAGCCGTTGATGTTCTCTGCTTGCGCGGGGCAGCGGTCCGCCAGGTTGAGCAGGCCGTCCTGGTCGTCGTCCGTGTCCGCGCAGCCGTTGAGCTGGGCGAGGCCCGGCGTCGTCGGGCAGCGGTCCGCGACGTTCTTCACGCCGTCGCCATCCGCGTCCAGGTCGGGACAGCGGGCCGCGTCGTGGGGCTGGCCCGCGACACATGAAGCGACCTTCGTGCCATCGGAGCCGAAGTTGACGCCGGCCAGCACGCGGAACTCGGGCGTGCCGGGCGTCTGACCGAAGCCGGGGCCACCCATGATGTAGAACTCGGTGCCCTCGGTCCGGGCGCTGCGAAGACCCAGCAGCACCTCGAGCGACTCGGGCGCGTCCGCGAACGGCAGCGTGCCGCGCACCACCAACTCCTCGCGCAGGCCGAACAGCTCGGCGGAGACATTGACGCCGCCGTTCATCTCCACGCCCATCTCGTCGCGCAGCGGCGTCGCGCCGGGGGTAAGGGCGTACGTCTTGGTCCTCACGAGCGCGCCCACGTCCGCGCCCACGCGCCACGTGTCGTTCAGCCGCTTGCCAAGCCCCAAGCGCGGGGTGAAGACGAAGCCATCATCCCGGGTGAGCACCTCTTCGCTGCCCAGGGGCAGGGCCACGCCCAGGTGCAGGCCCATGTCGAGCGGGCCTCCGCGCGACTCGGACAGGATGCCCGCGCGCGCCTGGAGCCAGGGCGTGCCCAGCGCGAAGGTCGACGGCGTCTCGAAGCCCAGCGTCTTCGTGTCCGGGCCCCACTGCGTGACGATGGGAACCTGCGCGCCGAGCTCCAACCAGTCCGTCAGGGCGTAGGCGCCGCTGAAGTGCACCGTCACGCGGTCGGACACCACGGTGCCCAGTCTCGCGTCGTTGCGCATCAGCACCAGCGGCCTGCGCTGGTAGTGGGCCGTCATGCCCAGGCGGAAGGTGCCATCCGGCAGCAGGTCGCCCGTGGACAGCACGAGGCTGTCCTTCGCGCCGGGGTTCAACTGCAACCGCTCCAGCTCCACGCTGGGAATCCGCTGGGCCTGTGCCTCAGCGGAGAATGCCCAAAGGACGGCCAGTCCTCCGAGCAAGGATGAGTGACTTCTCGATTTCAAGAGTTCCTCCACGTCCACGCGGCGTCATGTGCGCGCGCGACCTTCGACCACCCGTTGGGTGCGCCTGCACGGTTGCACGGCGCGGGCCAGGATGTCGTGAGGAAGACGGAGGAATCGATGAGTGGGGCTGACGTGTCAGGGCGTGTTCCGCTTCATCCAGGCACGCCTTTGACACGTCAAACCGCGGTGGGCTGGGTATGGGGTTACCCAGCCCTTGCCAGATGCTTCGATTTCGAAAGACTTTCAAGAGGCTTCAGCCCTGGGCGAGTGCGGCCGCGTCCAGGCCCGCGTCGGCCATGAGCAGGGCCAGCTCCGCCTTGAGCTTGTCCTTGGCGCGAATCTCGAGCTGGCGGGCGCGCTCGCGGGAGAAGCCGAAGTGCTCACCCAGCTCGCTGAGGGTCATCTCGGAGTCGCCCATCACGCGGTTCTCGATGATGAAGCGCTCGCGCGGGTCCAACCGGCGCAGGGCGCGCTGGACCAGGTCCTTGGCCAGGCCCGCCTGCTGGCGGTCCGCGACTTCGTCCTCGTGAGACGCGGAGGCGGACTCGACGAAGTCCAGGTGGGTGGCGTCACCGTCCTCGCCCACGGGGGCGTCCAGCGACAAGTCCCGGCCGCCCATGCGCTGCTCCATCTCGCGCACCTCGGAGGCCTTCACGTTGAGCTTGCGCGCAATCTCCTCCGCGTTGACGACCGACGCATCTCCCGCGCCCATGCGCTCCAGCTCGCGGCGCGTGCGCGCGAGGCTGAAGAAGAGCCGGCGCTGGGCCTGGGTGGTGCCCAGCTTCACCAGGCTCCAATTGCGCAGGATGCAGTTCTGGATGTACGCGCGAATCCACCAGACCGCGTAGGAGATGAGGCGGATGCCCTTGTCCGGGTCGAACTTCTGCACCGCCTTCATCAGGCCGATGTTCGCCTCCTGGATGAGGTCGGACATCTTCAGCCCGTAGGAGCGGTACTCGTAGGCCACCTTCACCACGAAGCGCAGGTTGGACGTCACCAGGTTGTGGCCCGCCATCAGGTCGCCCTTGCGGAAGCGGCGCGACAACTCCTGCTCCTGCGGCTGCGTCAACAGCGGGTACTGGTTGATCTCCGAGAGGTATGTGGAGAGGGAGTCCGGGGAGGAGAAGTGAGAAGAGTCCTGCATGGCATCTCTCGGGGAAGGGGGCCGTTGGGAGCCGCGTTGGGCGGCCTGGGGCTCCTTCGCAATGCCCATGCCATTTCGGAATCACCCCGTTCCCAAGTGAATGCGCGGGTTTGCATCACTGACGCAGGGTGCTTAAGGGCGGCACCCTTTCGTTTTTACAGGGGTGGGAACCGAAGACTCTTCCGACTGTGCGCCGGCCAACGCGGGCGGCGCTCACGGTCGTCTCGTCCCTTCGTACAAGTCCCCCTTCGAGTGCGCGGCCGCGTCATGTATCGCGCTCACGGGGATGGAGTGTTGTCCTCGCGAAGCTGTGTGAGGGTGAACTCGAGGATGCGACGGCGCCGCTGGTCGCGGGAGGAGCCCGGGTCCAGCTCGCGCAGGGCGTCGGTGAGCAGCCGCTCCGCTTCGGCGCGTTCGCCGCGGGCGCGCAGGACGCGGGCATGGCCCACGAGGACCCGCGTGCTCTCGGTTCCCGTGACGAGGGCCAGGGCCCGTTGGCTCGCGGCCAGGGCCTGGTCCTTCTTTCCCGCCATCAGATACAGCGAGGCGAGGCGCGACGGGGGGCCGGGGTCTTCTGGAAACGCCTTCTCACTGCGCTCCAGGGCGGGGATGGCCACCTCGGGGCGGTCCATCAACGCGGCCGCCATCTCGCGGTGGGCGTCGAGCGCCGCGCGCTCCTCCGCGCCGTTCGCGCGCTCGGCCTCCAGTTCGAGGAATCGCCACCACGTCTCGGCCATCTTGCGCAGGCCGGGTTCGTCTCCTGTCACCTCGCGGACCTCGCAGACCACTTCGTAGAGCGAGGAGCGCTGCGGCGAGGTGAGGGTTTCTTCAGGAGCGTCGAGTGCCCGGAGCGCCTCCTGCTCGAGGGTGTTTCGCAGGGCCCGTGCCTCCTCGGTCTCGATGTCCAGGGCGCAGCCCAGGCCCACGTACAGAAGCCGCGAGCGGTCCTCCACGCGCGTCAGCTTGGGCAGCTCCTTCGCGGCGTGTCTCACGCAGTCGATGGCGTGCCCGGTGGCGGCCAGGGATTTGAGCAAGGAGACGGTGGCGCCCGCGCGGCGCGAGTCATGGTCTGGCAGCTGTGCCAGGGATTGCTGGTAGGCCGTGGCGGCTTCCTCGTGGCGGCCGGCAAGCGCGAGTGCATCCGCGCGCGCGAGGCCCTGCTGGCCCTGCCGGTCCTGGTGGAAGGCCTGCTCGGATTGGCTGAGATAGCCAAGCAGCTGCTGCACCGACATCGCGCCCAGCGAGCGGCTCACGACGGTGCCTTGTTCCGGCTCGAGGACGAGCAGCGTGGGCCAGGTGTCTATCGGGTAGCGCTCGAGAAAGGCCGCGTTGGTGTCGACCTCGGTGTTGATGGCGAGCCAGACGAACCGGTCCGCTCGAGGCGCAAGCTCGGGGGAGGGCAGCACCGTCGCGCGCATCGAACGGCAGGACTGGCACCAGGGGGCCCAGACCTCCACGAAGACGGGGAGGTTGCGCTCCCGGCCCGCCTGGAGGGCCCGTTTCCAATCATTTTCGATGAAGGCGATTCCATTCTCAGGGGCCATGCCGCGCTGCGTCGCGGGCCCTTGAGCCGCGCAGCCTGAGAGGAGCAAAAGCAGGATGCCAACAGCGGTTTTCATCACCATGGGGGCTCCGGGAGCGCGGGTGCCGTCGCGAGTCCCCAGACACCCGGGAATCAAATGGGTTCCCTGGATGATGCGGGCCGCGCAACTTCGTGAGACAGCATGAGACAATGGAGGGGACGCCCGATCCCCGTGGGCGGGAGCCCCTCATGAGCCAGATCAACCGCAGCCGTCCTTCCCTCGCTTCGACCCCGACCTCATCGTTGAAGGGCCCCGCCGGCGAGCAGGCGCAGGGCGCGAAGAAGGCGCAGCCGGCGCTCCTGGCGCAGGGCAAGGATGAGTTCCAGGCGCAGACGAAGGCCTCGCCGCTGAGCGGCATCAAGTCCTTCTTCGGTGGGAACAAGGCGGAGCGGGCGAATGATGGGTTGTTCATGGGCGCCAAGGGGCAGACCTTCCCGCCCGGCACGCCGCTGAAGGACATCCCCGGTGTCACGCCCGCGGGCAATCCCAACCCGTCGCAGACGATTCTCTACGTCAACGGCATCTTGACGAACGCCTCCGCGCAGCTCGACGAGATGAAGGCCATCGCGGAGACGTCGGGTGCGCGCGTGGTGGGCATCCACAACTCGACGCAGGGCATCGTGGCGGACCTGGCCGAGTGCGTGGGCGACAAGATGGGCAAGGGGAAGAACCCCGCGGTGGACACGCTGGCGGACACCGTCTACTCGGAGCTGAAGGCGGGCCGTGAGGTGCACCTCATGGGCTACAGCCAGGGGGGCCTCATCACCGCGCGTGCGCTGAATGACGTGCAGCGCCGGCTGCGCATCGAAGACGGGATGTCCTCCGCGCAGATTGAGAAGCTGATGGGCAAGCTGAGCGTGGAGACCTTCGGCGCCGCGTCCACGCGCTATCCGGATGGTCCGCAGTACGTGCATTACATCAACAACCGCGATGCGGTTCCCACGGTCACCGGCCTGGGAGGCAGCTTCGACCCGCTGGCGTTCGCGAAGGACGCGGGCAAGGGTGCGGTGGTGCACCGCTTCTCCGAGGGTGGGCTCAACCTCCTCGACAACCACATGTTGAACGTGAGCTACCTGAAGCACCGCGTGCCCTTCGAGCAGGCGCGCGCGGGCCAGTTCTAGGCGCCGTCGCGGTGTCGAGGCGAGTGCATGGCCACTCGCCTCAAGGTCGAGACCGGAGGTAGGCCGTGACGGCCGCGGCCAGGTTCGACGCTCGGGGTTCGCCGACGCGGAATGACCAGAGGTTCGTGACGTAGCCGAAGCCAACACCGGCATCGGGGTCGGCGAAGCCGATGGAACCACCGGAGCCCGGGTGGCCGAAGGACGCGGGCCCGACCATGGGCATCGGAGGGCAGGCCCTCCAGAATCCGAGCGACATGTAGAAGGAGCGGTTGGCCGGGACGTCCAGTCCTGGCGGCAACCCATGCATCCGCGTCTGGTCGGTCTGGACGCAGGTCATCTTCGCGACCGTCGCTGGATTCAGCAGCCGCACGCCGTCGACCTCACTCACCGTGGCCGCGTACATCCGAGCCAGCGAGTGCGCGTCGGAGAACATGTTCCCGAACGGGAACTCCGCGGCGCGGAAGGCGCGCGTGTTCATGTACCCGCTCGTGTGGTCGAAGGCGCCGCCGAGTTGACCCGCGCGAGCCTGCACGGAGTCCGGGCCCCACAGGGCGTTCATCCAGGCGATGACCGTGTCCCTGTCGAGGCCGGTGGTTTCAATCAACCCGGCGGTCATCTCCTCCAACGTGAACGGCGCGGCGTACTCGATTCTCGCCACCCGTTCTTCTTGGCGCTCAGGCAGCCCAATCCAGGCGCTCAGCCCGAGCGGGGCCGCGACCTGGTCCGCGAAGAAGGCGCCGAGCGATTGACCGGAGATCCTCCGCACGAGCTCCCCGACGAGGAACCCGAAGGTCATGCTGTGGTAGACGTGCTCGGCGCCGGGCTTCCACTCCGGCTTCTGCGCCTCGAGTGCCCGGATGACCGGATGCCACGCGCAGGCGTCCTCGAAGGTGAGTGGGCCGTCGACGACGGGCAGCCCCGCCTGGTGTGAGAGCAGCCAGCGCACCGGGATGTGTTCCTTGCCGGCGGCGCCGAACTCAGGCCAGTACTTGACCACCGGAGCGTCCAGGTCGAGCTGTCCTCGCTGTGCCAGCAGATGGGCGCAGAGGGCGGTGGCGCCTTTGGTCGTGGATGCGACCAGCGCGACGGTGTCCTTGCTCCATGGACGCTTCTCCTCGCGATTCGCGAGGCCGCCCCACAGGTCGACCACGGGGCGGCCATCCACGTAGACACAGCATGCCGCGCCGACTTCACCGGGGTTTCCTTCGAAGTTCGCCCGGAAGACATCGGCCACTCTCCCCCAGCCGTCCTCGACATGTCCTTGCACAACGGTTCCACCGGTCGTGTCCAACACGTTGCACATCCTTTCCATCGGTTTTGAAACGCATGGCGCCGCACCGGAGCGCTTGGATTCACGCTTCGCGGGCTGGTGTCTCATGTCTGCTGATGTTTGTGTTTCGCCGGATTGGCGAAACGCGATGCCGCAATCGATTGTCTATACAGGGCGTTCGACGACTTCCTCGCCCGGCGCCGTGGCCGCGCGGAGTGTGTTGCGGACGCTGCACGTGGAGGACGTGCGGTGTCTTTCTCAGACGCTCTTGGCTTCTTCTGCCTCGGCATGCGCGAGCGCGGTGGTCAGCCGTTCTCGCTCCCGGAGGATCCACTGGCCCTTCGGGTAGTTCCGGACGAACGTCTCGATGAACTCCACGGGGTCCTCGCCGACGATCTTCCGGATGGGAGTCCGGTTCTCCACGCTCTGTTCGAACAGGTCGAGGAGGTCCGCGTAGATGGCGGTTCCGTCACCTCCCGTGCCGAAGTACATCAGGTACCGCTCCAGCGCCTCGAGCGCCGTGCGGTAGTTCGGCGGAAGTTGCTTCGCGCGCGCCTTGTACTGCCGCCATTGCGTCTTGTCGCCAATCACCTTCGTGATGAACGTTGAGATGAACATGTCATCTGCCTCCTTTTTGGAGCCGGGCGAGCCGTTCGGTGAGGAACCGCCACGTCTGCCAGAACTCCTCGAGATACGCCTGTCCTTGAGCGTTGAGTGAGTACACCTTGCGAGGAGGCCCCTTCTCGGAGGGGACCTTCTCCACGGCGACCAGGCCGCGCTGTTCAACCCTCACGAGCAGCGCATAGACGGTGCCCTCGGCGATGTCGGAGAAGCCCATCTCCCGCAACCGCGCCGTGATCTCGTAGCCGTACTCCGGCTGCACGGACAGGATTGCCAGGACGATGCCCTCCAACGTGCCCTTGAGCATCTCCGTCATCTGCTTGCTCACAAACGCTCCTCCAGCTACCCAGTGTCACTGACTACCAGTACATAGTAACGCTAAATAGCGGGAGTGCAAGTCCACCTGGCGAAGACGTCACCGTCCGCTGTGCGGGGCTCACGAGGGTGGATGTGTGCTTGGAACTCCCTCGAGCGCAATGGGGCGCCTCAGGCAAAGACACGCAGGACTGCTTGGAGGGCGCGGGTCTTCACCCATGGATGGCTTCACCCCATTTCATTTCAAGCGGACACGTCCAGCACGTGGGGCCCACGTGGGAATGGGCACGAACCCTCATCGGGCGAGCTTGAGTGCGACGACGGCCTGGTCCGTGATGGCGCCGGACAGTGAGAGGCGCAGCTCCCACGCGCCGGGCATGAAGAGGTCCAGGTCGGAGATTTCAAAGTCACTGGGCCCGCGCGGTGTGATTCGCACGGGCTCATCGAGCCCATGCCCCATGGTGGGCATCCACGGCTGAACCGCGAGGTGCAGACCCGGGACGGGCTTCCCGGTGGCGCTCTCCGTGACTCGGATGAGGAACCGCTGAGGCCCTCTTCTCAGCGGCAGCGTGTCCGTCAGCACTTCGATGCGCAGGCGCCCCGAGGTGCTCGTCGCCGTGGCCACGGACTCGGAGAGGGGAGGGCGGGCGGCCGTCTCCGACTCCGGAGTTGTGGGCTTCGTTGGAGGCGCGGCACTCACCAGCAGGCACAGCAACAGGGCGGTCTTCATGTGTCCTCCCGAGGGGAATCCAAGGCGCGAGCCTTCTATCGGGACGCGCCACAAGGGGCGCGCGACAAGTTGCCACAGCACATGCTCGGTCCATTTGGGCGAGGGTGGCATCCATGGGTCTCCACTCCTCTCGCCAGCACTTCACGGGCGCCGCTCGCCTGCTCTGGTGGGGACTGGGCGTGTTGAGCCTGGCCGGGGTGTTCGTGTTGGGCGCCGCGATGGTGGCGGTGGTGAGGCTCGCGCTGTCGGACGTGAGCTGGTTTCCGCCGAGCACCGAGTGGGTCCAGAGTCCCTTGCCCTTTCATGGGCAGCTCCCCCGCTACGCGCTCCACGACACCGAGGGCGTCGAGGTCGGGACTCGCCAGCTTCGCGGGCACGCCTATGTCCTCCAATTCGTGGCGGATGATTCACCCTCGGGAACACGGCTCGCGGAGGCGATGCATCGGCTCGAAGCGCGGGGCGTCTCCTTGCGATTCATCGTGATGAAGCAGCGGACGGCCAAGGACGACCCACGCCCCCTCTCGCCCGCATGGCACGTCGTGGAGTCGGACGGACAACTGGAGTCACAGGTGCGGCCCCTGCTGCGAGAGGCCGCCCCCACGGATGACCGGGTCCCTGGCGCGACGCTGCTGGTCGACCAGGCAGGGGGCCTGCGAGGCGTCTACGCCCTGGCCTCGGATTCACGTGCCACAGACGCGCTGGTGGCTGACGCGTGGCAGCTCGTGGAGGCGGGCCCGGTTCCCGCCGTCGCCGGAGCACCTTCGGACCATCCCCACGTGTCGGGCGTGGGCTGTGAGTTTGAGCAGAGGAGACACTGACGATGGAGACGACGTCCCTGGAACACCCTCCCGTGCGCGTCCGGCGATGGCGCGGGTTGGGCCTGCTGCTGGCTGGAGCACTGGTGCTCATCGCGGGGCTCGGCCTGCCGCTCTTGCGCGACTCGCAGGCCCGCTTGCGTGCACGCGGCATCCCCACCTTCGGGAACCTCCCCACGTTTCAACTGACGGACCAGACCGGGCGCACGTTCTCCGACGCGGACCTGCGCGGTGAAATCGTGGTCGCGGACTTCATCTTCACCCGCTGCCCCACGGTGTGCCCGCTGCTGACGGCGAAGATGGCGCGTCTCCAGCGCGAAGCCCGCGACAAGGGCCTCTCCGTGCGCTTCGTCTCGTTCAGCGTGGACCCTCGCTACGACACACCCGAGCGGCTCGCCGCGTATGCGAAGACACGCCACATCGACACGTCCAACTGGTCGCTCCTCACCGGCTCGCTCGAGGACGTGGAGACGACGGTCCTGGAGGGCTTTCGCGTGATGATGGGGCGCGACGCGGACGCGGGGGACGACGACTTCCTCAGCATCTTCCACGGCGAGCACTTCGTCCTCGTGGACGGCGAGGGGCGCATTCGTGGGTACTACCGCGTGGTGGATGAGGCCGGGGGACTCGAATCCCTCCAGCGCGACCTCGAAGCGCTGGTGCGGACGCGCGGTGGATGAGCCCCACCGCGCTCCACGAGCCGGTCCGGTTACTGCCGCACAGGCGGCTTGAGGTCCGCGGGCAAGCCCGTCCCGCTGGGAGGCCGCTCCAGGCGGCCGGGCTGACTGAGTCCCTGCCCCGAGAGCGTCCCTGCATCCTCCTGCGTACTCGGGCGAGGCTTCTTTCCATCGTCCGAGCACGCGCCGAGGACGGCGCACGCGGCGATGAGGACAATCCCCTGTCGAATCATCGTTCGCACC from Myxococcus stipitatus carries:
- a CDS encoding PadR family transcriptional regulator, producing MSKQMTEMLKGTLEGIVLAILSVQPEYGYEITARLREMGFSDIAEGTVYALLVRVEQRGLVAVEKVPSEKGPPRKVYSLNAQGQAYLEEFWQTWRFLTERLARLQKGGR
- a CDS encoding FixH family protein; protein product: MKTALLLCLLVSAAPPTKPTTPESETAARPPLSESVATATSTSGRLRIEVLTDTLPLRRGPQRFLIRVTESATGKPVPGLHLAVQPWMPTMGHGLDEPVRITPRGPSDFEISDLDLFMPGAWELRLSLSGAITDQAVVALKLAR
- a CDS encoding SCO family protein, which produces METTSLEHPPVRVRRWRGLGLLLAGALVLIAGLGLPLLRDSQARLRARGIPTFGNLPTFQLTDQTGRTFSDADLRGEIVVADFIFTRCPTVCPLLTAKMARLQREARDKGLSVRFVSFSVDPRYDTPERLAAYAKTRHIDTSNWSLLTGSLEDVETTVLEGFRVMMGRDADAGDDDFLSIFHGEHFVLVDGEGRIRGYYRVVDEAGGLESLQRDLEALVRTRGG